The sequence cactAATGGTTACCATAATTCTAaagaataggctacacttttcagAGCTACTGCATCACTTTATAAATGTAGCAAATAGTATACctatagctactctatataagtgtagccttttgtccctcattttttttttaaaatttctgtttatatatatataaacagaaattttaaaaaaaaaatgagggacaaaaggctacacttatatagagtagctatagGTATACTATTTGCTACATTTATAAAGTGATGCAGTAGCTctgaaaagtgtagcctattcttTAGAATTATGGTAACCATTagtgctgaaaagcgtagcctaattAACAATATATAAACAAATATTAGAGAATAAGAAAAAACTGGTCATACCATATTTATGTTTGGAATATGTGTTGATCCATGAGCGCTATTTGCATCAATTGGAGAGTGTTGGGCATCTTGTAACAAAGCTTCAATTTCTTCCAGCCTCATTCCAGGTTCAGATCGCTGAACTAGTAACTTAATCATGTTTCGCAATCCATGAAGGTCAGCCTCTTGGTGCTGCTGTTTGGCCTTCATGTCTCCAAGTTCAGCCTTCAAAGATGTGACTTCCTCCTGGTGTTGTTGCTTGAGTTCTGAAATTTCTGCATGCTTTTTTAAGTCACGTCGTGTAATAGATCTTCCATAGCACCTAACCCGACCTGGTTGTTCTTTTCCAAATAAAGACTTAAAAGCTTCCTCATCTGTTTCACCAGCAGCTTGCCGGTTTTGGAATTCATCCTAATTAAAAGAAACATTTGACATAGAATTAGTTACCATATCCTAAATTTGATTTATAATCATTAGTAATTCAATGAATTCTCATACAATTGCATCTTGTGTTTCCTGATCAACTTCCTTCCTTTTCCGACTTGTTCGAGTAGCAAGGAACATTTCAAACCTTTTTGGTTCCTCATTTATTTCCTTTGTCGCGCGCTATAAAATAAAGCCTTAATGATTTATAATCATTAGTAATTCTATGAATTCTCATACAATTGCATCTTATGTTTCCTGATCAACTTCCTTCCTTTTCCGACTTGTTCGAGTAGCAAGGAACATTTCAAACCTTTTTGGTTCCTCATTTGTTTCCTTTGTCGC is a genomic window of Arachis ipaensis cultivar K30076 chromosome B06, Araip1.1, whole genome shotgun sequence containing:
- the LOC107648346 gene encoding uncharacterized protein LOC107648346; amino-acid sequence: MQTKFILPDSGEKWVIQAIRDAWKRFKGKIKQKHFVPFDTIEDMVKNRPTQVPESQFIKLIYYWSHPTIQSISEKNKKHKEQQKFPHRMGPINFGRVRVALRATKEINEEPKRFEMFLATRTSRKRKEVDQETQDAIDEFQNRQAAGETDEEAFKSLFGKEQPGRVRCYGRSITRRDLKKHAEISELKQQHQEEVTSLKAELGDMKAKQQHQEADLHGLRNMIKLLVQRSEPGMRLEEIEALLQDAQHSPIDANSAHGSTHIPNINMV